In Dioscorea cayenensis subsp. rotundata cultivar TDr96_F1 chromosome 26, TDr96_F1_v2_PseudoChromosome.rev07_lg8_w22 25.fasta, whole genome shotgun sequence, the following proteins share a genomic window:
- the LOC120253171 gene encoding zinc finger A20 and AN1 domain-containing stress-associated protein 1-like gives MAPIPCLKGCGFFGNPDQRNLCSQCYKDEILASVRTSIQKQIHLEKEMTDLKVEPVVPLPAIKTKTVTKTTKRCESCKKKIGLTGFSCKCGGEFCSSHRLPETHHCSIDFKGSGKNSIAKNNPVVKADKVHRI, from the coding sequence ATGGCGCCGATTCCTTGTTTGAAGGGTTGCGGCTTCTTCGGCAATCCAGATCAGCGCAATCTCTGTTCCCAGTGCTATAAAGATGAGATCCTTGCATCAGTGAGGACATCGATCCAGAAGCAAATCCATCTTGAGAAGGAGATGACGGATCTGAAAGTTGAGCCAGTGGTGCCATTGCCGGCCATTAAGACGAAGACAGTGACGAAAACCACAAAGCGATGCGaatcttgcaagaaaaaaatagggCTGACGGGTTTCAGCTGCAAGTGCGGCGGTGAATTTTGCTCTTCTCATCGGCTGCCGGAGACGCATCACTGTTCTATTGATTTCAAAGGTTCTGGTAAAAACTCCATTGCCAAGAATAATCCAGTAGTCAAGGCTGATAAAGTTCACAGGATTTGA